A single genomic interval of Scatophagus argus isolate fScaArg1 chromosome 22, fScaArg1.pri, whole genome shotgun sequence harbors:
- the mdm2 gene encoding E3 ubiquitin-protein ligase Mdm2, with protein sequence MMSADRELSTDASDDNKLVRPKVEFHSLLQHAGATKDVFTMKEVMFYLGQYIIQKQLYDQKQQHIVHCSQDALGRVLGVDSFSVKEPRILFAMITKNLVAVNNQDSAPSSSAPHSNSQTDRETEDADSESRPSSPDRRIRRRRRRRRSCRSNEPGPSHSTENDDDDESEEEEDGEGRKRRRSDSYSLTFDDSLSWCVIGGLGSGRDRHSSQSSNSHSTSGTSEVTVAASDSDNFSVEFEVESIASDDYNEDDASLSADDQVYEVTIFETEDEDSFDEDTEITEADYWRCTKCDELNPPLPRNCLRCWTLRCDWLPEDITKSASSSPKDLPTKPNDQSAAKEAPGSDVEENEGVDVPDGKRAKTPPLSQCLFDSTASESSSAPYSQDLFSSSQPSSSSSSQPPSSYSSSIDSQELLPASPTDPPPPPPAVPELERSVSAEWRLPESCLDPCLICQSRPKNGCIVHGRTGHLISCYVCARKLKKRNKLCPVCRLPIQSVILTYLS encoded by the exons ATGATGTCAGCCGACAGGGAGCTCAGCACAGACGCCTCTGACGACAACAAACTT gtcaGACCAAAGGTGGAGTTCCATAGTTTACTGCAGCATGCAGGGGCCACCAAAGATGTTTTCACTATGAAGGAG GTGATGTTCTACCTGGGTCAGTACATCATTCAGAAGCAGCTGTACgaccagaagcagcagcacatcGTCCACTGCTCCCAGGATGCATTGGGGCGGGTGCTGGGAGTCGACAGCTTTTCTGTCAAAGAGCCGAG aattCTTTTTGCGATGATCACCAAGAACCTGGTGGCAGTGAATAACCAAG ACTCGGCGCCAAGCTCGAGTGCACCACACAGtaacagtcagacagacagagagacagag GATGCAGACTCTGAAAGTCGCCCTTCATCTCCAGACAGGAGGATtaggcggaggaggaggaggaggaggagctgcaggagtaATGAGCCAG GACCGTCGCACAGCACTGAGAACGACGACGATGACGagtcagaagaggaagaggacggagaaggaaggaagaggaggaggtctgaCAGCTACTCCCTCACTTTTGATGACAGCCTGTCCTGGTGTGTGATTGGTGGACTGGGAAGTGGGCGGGACAGACACAGCAGCCAATCATCCAACTCACACAGCACG tctggAACGTCAGAAGTCACGGTTGCGGCCTCAGACAGCGACAACTTCAGTGTTGAATTTGAGGTCGAGTCCATCGCGTCTGATGACTATAATGAAGACGATGCCTCTCTGTCTGCGGACGATCAG GTGTATGAGGTCACCATCTTCGAGACAGAGGATGAAGACTCTTTTGATGAAGATACTGAGATCACAGAAGCT gaTTACTGGCGGTGCACCAAGTGTGATGAGTTGAACCCCCCTCTTCCTAGAAACTGTCTCCGCTGCTGGACACtgcgctgtgattggctgccaGAAGACATAACAAAGTCTGCCTCCTCGAGTCCTAAAGACCTGCCCACAAAGCCAAATGACCAATCAGCAGCCAAAGAAGCTCCAG GTTCTGATGTCGAGGAGAACGAAGGAGTTGACGTTCCAGATGGGAAGAGGGCGAAAACTCCCCCCTTGTCGCAGTGCCTGTTTGACTCCACTGCTTCTGAGTCCTCCTCAGCTCCCTACTCCCAGGATCTCTTCTCATCCTCCCAgccttcgtcctcctcctcctcccagcctccctcctcctactcctcctccatTGACTCTCAGGAGCTCCTCCCGGCTTCGCCCAccgatcctcctcctcctcctcctgcggTCCCCGAGCTGGAACGCAGCGTGTCGGCTGAGTGGCGTCTGCCGGAGTCGTGCCTGGACCCGTGTCTTATCTGTCAGTCCCGGCCGAAGAACGGCTGCATCGTCCACGGGCGGACAGGACACCTCATATCCTGCTACGTCTGCGCCAGGAAGCTGAAGAAAAGGAACAAGCTGTGTCCGGTCTGCAGGCTGCCCATCCAGTCGGTCATTCTCACCTACCTCAGCTGA
- the plxnb2a.1 gene encoding plexin-B2a, producing the protein MMERWWVWQFALVTVATIYLSPSQCKNAEFNSDNLINNVVADPRTGRLYVGAVNSLYQLNPNLEVESRTETGPKRDNRQCTPPVTDACEEAVDTDNHNKLLLVHGAKDMLVVCGSVFRGICSLRNLSNVEQLLYFSDTKGEKSYVASAEEGVSVVGVMSYFTKDGDNFTVFLVGKGYGSHDSTKLISTRILQDYGDWVVFDSIIEASAVQANPFVLRYLHDFRFAFRDDGFVYFLFSRTLGVQDTKNFTFISRMCEDDQGYYSYTELQLNCSATNKYNKAQAAYVAAPGEVLAQSMTSSGQYGPVSASDKVLFVTFTSDEDSSTSAMCMYPLRSINKRLVEIIGACYSNNGIINGRAAVYSPYSSKSEELCSSNNQNNMALRYKCGAEFLPSPLASKAEFALTAEPPLVRKNHMTAVAVAVEMGHTVAFLGTTTGEVLKVHVSAHAEVYGRATGEVTGDKVNKNLLFDSSLQHLYITTEKKITKVPVEACHLKKDCHSCVSMKDPYCGWCVLEGKCTRKRGCRRSTEENTWLWSPNQQCVQIQSFTPPNLSCKKTQQVDIHIPAHPSLSPSDRLHCVFGSFTSGAVMSSDSQVTCSLPDPVDIPPTPDQQDYVSVPVKVVVNNNIEVTSGEYQFYNCAATVRKNQNTPCIACVTSVWGCQWDARDHSCSDRNDNVNGNQIVKPQQPDRCPQFESPEPLLIPVGFEIPISFQGRNLDIYTGRRFTIGTELMKHTDKEVAQEQGSKFTFTGYEFAYDKQQQVNVSFHIKEKDTDRKIDSTLTVVLYNCSVGREDCSLCRHADATYECVWCAARRTCVYRELCPSPQPQQCPNPEITDIIPRFGPLNGRISVTIRGSNMGIKKEDIKKITVAGVDCVHQEDRYSVSTSVVCEIGPAKRAPYHHDIPFEPTHSGAVEVEVEGGRRGTSQVIFTYRDPKPVDVHPAKGPAAGGTVITIEGDDLDTGTKEDIAVAVGTVPCEVLSFGKQITCKTGKYRGQKVPSDLLTVTVRYGKNTTKDVPAAYQYSENPKITDYNPKASFMCGGRRIVVVGSGFDLIQRASMKVLHSTDEFSQNTTTEEFVQKALSKNDTVLQFHSPPVNCCLDSQSLRTVVQLDNVMEELKSFDYHPDPTFNQLAKNVITETSIIIVTGRGFSKAMTAKEAQAFVGDATCHVNILQDDKLILEAPSSQPKSRSKRQRRDTTKDLLELVVKFGHGEWLVGSVYYARKDDIPLAIIIPAVIVPMLLFIAVSVYCYRRKSQQAEREYEKVKHQLENLEESVRDRCKKEFTDLMIEMEDHTSDLSEARIPFLDYKTYTDRNFFLPSKDGANDAMITRKLKIPEARRAIVAQALNQFSNLLNSKTFLINFIHTLESRPDFNARARGYFASLLTVALHGKLEYYTDIMRTLLLELMDEHVQNKNPKLMLRRSETVVERMLCNWMSICLYQFLRDTAGEPLYKLFKALKHQIEKGPVDAKMKKAKYTLNDTGLLGDDVEYSVLTLQVLVHGEGPDVTPVKVLNCDTISQVKEKIIDQVYRNLPYSQRPSVESVALEWRPGSTGQILSDLDLTSQKEGRWKRLNTLAHYNVRDNATLVLSKVLHTQSFHQHQDSYEEKNSLLEDDNTFHLVRPADDLDEGKSKRGSMKDKAMTKAITEIYLTRLLSVKGTLQQFVDDFFRSVLCSSSVVPPAVKYFFDFLDEQAQRHDNVDEETLHIWKTNSLPLRFWVNILRNPHFMFDVHVTEVVDASLHVISQTFMDACTKTEHKLSRESPSNKLLYAKEISTYKKMVDDYYKGIRQMVPVSDQDMNTHLAEVSRQHTDKLNTQVALHQLYQYASKYYDVIIQSLDEDPAAQNKQLTLRLQQIAAALENKVTDL; encoded by the exons ATGATGGAGCGGTGGTGGGTTTGGCAGTTTGCCCTCGTCACCGTGGCAACCATTTACCTCAGCCCCTCCCAGTGCAAAAATGCAGAGTTTAACTCCGACAACCTGATCAACAACGTGGTGGCCGACCCTCGAACTGGCCGGCTGTACGTTGGCGCAGTCAACTCCCTGTACCAGCTGAACCCCAACCTTGAGGTCGAGTCCCGCACCGAGACGGGCCCCAAGCGGGACAACAGACAGTGCACGCCGCCCGTCACCGACGCCTGCGAGGAAGCCGTGGACACCGACAACCACAATAAGCTGCTGCTGGTCCATGGGGCCAAGGACATGTTGGTGGTCTGCGGCAGCGTCTTCAGGGGCATCTGCTCACTGAGGAACCTGAGCAACGTGGAGCAGCTGCTGTACTTCAGCGACACCAAAGGAGAGAAGTCGTACGTAGCGAGTGCCGAGGAGGGCGTCTCTGTGGTGGGAGTGATGTCATACTTCACCAAGGACGGAGACAACTTCACCGTATTCCTG GTTGGTAAGGGGTACGGCAGCCATGACAGCACCAAGCTGATCTCCACCCGCATCCTCCAGGACTACGGTGATTGGGTGGTTTTTGACAGCATCATCGAGGCTTCAGCGGTCCAGGCCAACCCCTTTGTCCTGCGGTACCTCCACGATTTCCGCTTCGCCTTCAGAGACGACGGCTTCGTGTACTTCCTGTTCTCACGGACGCTAGGGGTTCAGGACACCAAGAACTTCACCTTCATCTCCAGGATGTGCGAGGACGATCAGGGTTATTACTCCtacactgagctgcagctcaACTGCAGCGCCACAAACAAGTACAACAAAGCCCAG GCTGCTTATGTAGCAGCGCCAGgtgaggttttggctcagaGTATGACCAGTTCAGGCCAGTATGGACCAGTTTCAGCCTCTGACAAAGTGCTGTTTGTCACCTTCACTTCTGACGAAGACTCATCTACTTCTGCCATGT GTATGTACCCTCTGCGCTCTATTAATAAAAGGCTGGTGGAAATAATAGGCGCCTGTTACAGCAACAACGGCATCATTAACGGGAGGGCTGCTGTCTACTCACCTTATTCTTCTAAGTCTGAAGAGCTTTGCAGCAGCAATAATCAG AATAACATGGCCCTCAGATACAAGTGTGGGGCCGAGTTCCTGCCCTCCCCATTGGCCAGCAAGGCTGAGTTCGCCTTAACAGCCGAGCCTCCATTGGTCCGTAAGAATCACATGACCGCTGTTGCCGTGGCTGTGGAAATGGGGCACACTGTGGCCTTCCTGGGCACCACCACCGGGGAG gtGCTGAAGGTGCACGTGTCGGCCCACGCCGAGGTGTACGGGCGAGCGACGGGCGAAGTGACCGGAGACAAGGTCAACAAGAACCTCCTGTTCGATTCCAGCCTCCAACACCTGTACATCACCACGGAGAAAAAG ATCACCAAGGTGCCAGTGGAGGCCTGCCACCTGAAGAAAGACTGCCACTCCTGCGTGTCGATGAAGGATCCGTACTGCGGCTGGTGTGTCCTGGAGGGAAA GTGCACCAGGAAGCGGGGCTGTCGCAGGTCGACGGAGGAGAACACCTGGCTGTGGTCGCCCAATCAGCAGTGTGTTCAGATCCAGTCCTTCACTCCACCCAACCTCAGCTGCAAGAAGACCCAGCAG GTTGATATCCACATCCCCGCCCACCCCAGCCTGAGCCCGTCCGATCGGCTGCATTGTGTTTTCGGCTCTTTCACCAGCGGAGCCGTGATGTCCTCGGACTCTCAGGTCACCTGTTCGCTGCCCGACCCCGTGGACATCCCGCCCACTCCCGACCAGCAGG actatGTGTCTGTCCCAGTCAAGGTTGTGGTGAACAACAACATCGAGGTGACGTCTGGAGAGTATCAGTTCTACAACTGTGCTGCGACAGTCAGGAAGAACCAAAACACTCC GTGTATAGCCTGTGTGACCAGCGTGTGGGGCTGCCAGTGGGACGCTCGGGACCACAGCTGCAGCGACAGGAACGACAACGTGAACGGAAATCAGATCGTGAAACcgcagcag CCGGACAGATGTCCTCAGTTCGAGTCCCCGGAGCCGCTCTTAATCCCCGTGGGCTTTGAAATCCCCATCAGCTTCCAGGGCAGAAACCTGGACATCTACACG GGCCGGAGGTTCACCATCGGGACGGAGCTGATGAAGCACACTGATAAGGAGGTCGCACAGGAGCAGGGGTCAAAGTTCACATTCACGGGTTATGAG tttgcctatgacaagcagcagcaggtgaacgTTTCCTTCCAtatcaaagaaaaagacacagacagaaagattgACAGCACGCTGACAG TCGTGCTGTACAACTGCTCAGTGGGAAGAGAAGACTGCAGTCTGTGCAGACACGCCGACGCCACCTATGAGTGTGTTTGGTGCGCGGCCAGACGCACCTGTGTGTACCGTGAGCTGTGCCCGTCGCCGCAGCCGCAGCAGTGCCCCAACCCGGAAATCACCGAC atCATCCCTCGCTTCGGCCCTCTTAACGGTCGGATCTCGGTGACCATCAGAGGCTCCAACATGGGAATCAAGAAGGAGGACATCAAGAAGATCACGGTGGCCGGAGTGGACTGTGTTCACCAGGAGGACAGATACTCCGTGTCCACCAG TGTGGTGTGTGAGATCGGCCCAGCGAAACGAGCTCCCTATCACCATGACATCCCGTTTGAGCCCACCCACAGTGGAGCCGTGGAGGTggaagtggagggagggaggcgaGGTACATCTCAGGTCATTTTCACGTATCGG GATCCCAAACCGGTCGACGTCCACCCGGCGAAGGGTCCGGCAGCCGGGGGAACCGTGATCACCATCGAGGGAGACGACCTGGACACTGGGACTAAAGAGGACATCGCCGTGGCTGTGGGCACAGTTCCCTGTGAAGT ccTGTCGTTCGGCAAACAGATCACCTGTAAGACCGGGAAGTATCGGGGGCAGAAGGTGCCCTCTGATCTGTTAACGGTGACCGTGAGATACGGTAAAAACACCACCAAAGACGTCCCAGCTGCATACCAGTACTCTGAAAACCCCAAGATCACAGATTATAACCCCAAGGCCAGCTTCATGTG tgGTGGTCGAAGGATTGTGGTGGTGGGAAGCGGTTTCGACCTGATCCAGAGAGCCTCCATGAAAGTCCTGCACTCCACTGATGAGTTTTCACAGAACACCACGACTGAAGag TTTGTCCAGAAGGCCCTGAGTAAGAACGACACGGTCCTCCAGTTTCACTCCCCGCCGGTGAACTGCTGCCTCGACAGCCAGTCTCTCAGGACGGTCGTCCAGCTGGACAACGtgatggaggagctgaagagctTCGACTACCACCCCGACCCCACCTTCAACCAGCTCGCCAAGAACGTCATCACGGAGACCAGCATCATCATCGTGACT GGCCGAGGGTTCTCCAAGGCGATGACGGCCAAAGAGGCCCAGGCGTTTGTCGGAGACGCTACCTGTCACGTTAACATACTGCAG GATGATAAGTTAATCCTGGAGGCCCCGTCATCACAGCCCAAATCGAGGTCCAAACGCCAGCGCAGAGACACGACCAAAGACTTGCTGGAGCTCGtg GTGAAGTTCGGTCACGGCGAGTGGCTGGTGGGTTCAGTGTACTACGCCAGGAAAGACGACATTCCTCTGGCCATCATCATCCCTGCAGTTATCGTACCGATGCTGCTCTTCATCGCCGTCTCCGTCTACTGCTACAG gaGGAAGAGTCAGCAGGCAGAACGGGAGTACGAGAAGGTGAAACACCAGCTGGAGAATCTGGAGGAAAGTGTCCGAGATCGCTGCAAGAAAGAGTTCACAG ATCTGATGATTGAAATGGAGGACCACACCAGCGACCTGAGCGAGGCCCGGATCCCCTTCCTGGACTACAAAACCTACACTGACCGAAACTTTTTCCTGCCCTCCAAGGATGGCGCCAACGACGCCATGATCACCAGAAAACTAAAAATCCCAGAAGCCCGCAGGGCCATCGTGGCTCAGGCGCTGAACCAGTTCTCCAACCTGCTGAACAGTAAAACCTTCCTCATCAAC TTCATCCACACTCTGGAGAGCCGCCCGGACTTCAACGCCCGGGCTCGCGGGTATTTCGCTTCACTGCTGACGGTGGCGCTGCACGGCAAGCTGGAGTATTATACAGACATCATGAGGacgctgctgctggagctgatgGACGAACACGTGCAGAACAAAAACCCCAAACTGATGCtcaggag gtcAGAGACGGTGGTGGAGAGGATGCTTTGTAATTGGATGTCCATCTGTCTCTATCAGTTCCTCAGG GACACGGCAGGAGAGCCTTTATACAAACTGTTCAAGGCCCTGAAGCACCAGATCGAGAAGGGCCCGGTGGACGCCAAGATGAAGAAGGCCAAATACACACTGAACGACACGGGACTGCTGGGGGACGACGTCGAGTACTCTGTACTG ACTCTGCAGGTGTTGGTGCACGGGGAGGGACCCGATGTGACTCCGGTGAAGGTGCTGAACTGCGACACCATCtcccag GTGAAAGAAAAGATCATCGATCAGGTCTACAGGAACCTGCCGTACTCGCAGAGGCCGAGCGTGGAGAGCGTCGCCCTGG AGTGGCGTCCTGGATCCACGGGTCAGATCCTGTCCGACCTCGACTTGACCTCCCAGAAGGAAGGACGCTGGAAGAGACTCAACACACTGGCTCATTACAAC GTTCGGGATAACGCCACGCTGGTCCTGTCCaaagttttacacacacagtccttcCACCAGCACCAAGACAGCTATGAAGAga AAAACTCGCTGCTGGAGGACGACAACACCTTCCACCTGGTGAGGCCGGCCGACGATCTCGATGAAGGGAAGTCAAAGAGAGGCAGCATGAAGGACAAGGCGATGACCAAAGCCATCACGGAGATCTACCTGACCAGACTGCTGTCTGTCAAG ggCACTTTGCAGCAGTTTGTGGACGACTTCTTCCGCAGTGTGTTGTGCTCGAGCTCCGTCGTCCCTCCGGCTGTCAAATACTTCTTTGACTTCTTGGACGAACAGGCGCAGAGACACGACAACGTGGACGAGGAGACGCTGCACATCTGGAAGACCAACAG CTTGCCTCTGCGCTTTTGGGTGAACATCCTGAGGAACCCGCACTTCATGTTCGACGTCCACGTGACCGAGGTGGTGGACGCGTCGCTGCACGTCATCTCTCAGACCTTCATGGACGCCTGCACCAAGACGGAGCACAAACTGAGCAGA gagtcTCCAAGCAACAAGCTGCTCTATGCAAAAGAGATTTCCACCTACAAGAAGATGGTGGACGA TTACTACAAGGGCATCAGACAGATGGTTCCAGTCAGTGACCAGGACATGAATACACACCTTGCTGAGGTGTCCAGG caacacacagacaagctgAACACCCAGGTGGCCTTACATCAGCTGTACCAGTACGCCAGCAAGTACTACGATGTG ATCATCCAGTCGCTGGACGAGGACCCAGCAGCCCAGAATAAACAGCTCACGCTCCGCCTCCAACAGATCGCCGCCGCCCTGGAGAACAAGGtcactgacctttga